The stretch of DNA aggaaaaaggaaattatgAAAAGGTATGTAGTGTACTCGCGTTGAAGAGACGCCTCCGTATTTgagcaaacacaaacaaacaaacaaaataacttCAACACTGCGGCCGGCCGAGCCAAATGCAACACCTTATTGACAAGGTTCACAATAGCAGCAGGAAAAGAGTAGGGGAAACCtttggagaaaaagaagtacaCTTGTACAGTTACATCTGTGAGGGAGACATCATTTACCCGCTACTTGCATTCTCTCTGCGATTCCCGTTTATGAAATCTCTTTGTATCCCCAACCTCTCTACCTTCAACAAATCCTCCCTTGCATCTGCGCTCATCTAGTGAAATCTTCCCTAAAAAAGTTTCCTTGGTTTCTTATCCACACGAGTGTTGAGCGTTTGCTCCGCATCCGTCAACTGTGTAAGCGTCGTCTGCAGCATTGAGCCCTCAACCGTCATTTTTATTACTTCACTAGTTTTCGGCTTcattggttttgtttctGGGGCTTTGGTACCGCTGCGATTACGCACCAATGGGTTTTTGTTCCGTCTACCAGCATCGGTGCCACAACCGACCGTCGCCAGCGTTACGTATGACTTGCTCCACTTCCGCAGGGGACAGGTGTCGTTGCCATGAAGAGCATCCACATTGCGCGGGAAGGACGGTACGTGTCCTGCATAGCGCGGGATGGCATACTTTTGCACCTTTGCGGTACCCGCAAAGAGCGGCATTGAAGAACTCATGTCTGTGATTAGACGTTGCTGCACGGCGAGCGCCGGTGATACGGGCAGCTTTGGAGCGAGACGGTCCAATGGGGCGTATTCAAACCCCAAGTGGTTCTCGCTTGGTGGTGCAAGTCGCTGACAGTCCACGATATCCAGGCAACTGCGGGCACACCGGCCATCAGCGTCAGTATCCAGCAACCGTCGCTGCGCGGGAAAGACAGGGAACACGTCAGGATTGGGGCACAACGTTGGGCTTGTCGCACGCTTTCGCATAATATCTACGGTACGCTGCGTGTTACCGACCAAACCGCTGCGCATGTCATCGTCAATGCGCTCCACTCGCCGAGCCGTACTGTAAAAGTCCCGTTGCGCCACTGGCCGCACCGATTGGCTGCTCGCCTGCTGTTCGGTGATCCACTCACTCGGGCTGTGTCGGGTGGCAACCCCATCGAACAAAGACGCCACGGAACTTTTCATAGTTCCCTCCAAATGCCCTCGTGGCTTCATTTCCCCTCCACATGCCTTGTCATCAACTGTGGTCTTTGTATCAGCAGTCGCCTCGTTGGTTTTGTTGGCACCACACCGCACTGAGCGAAGCAGTGTCAGGTAATGGTTGCCTTGTGACGGGTCCGTCCGCGCTGGAGCGGAGCCATATGCCTCATCAAAAGTCGTATAAATGCCATGATGCAGCGATGACTGCGACGGCACTAGACGTTTGTCCCGGTCAAGTGGAACCGCCCGCTCGCGCAGAGGGGCGCGGGTGTTTACAGCAGTCTTTAGTGTTATCATTGGCACCGTGCAGCGGACTCCCCTCAATATTTTACTCTAATAATTCTTATACTTTTGAGGTACAATGCTTTTTAAACAGCCCCCAATTAAAGGCTGCGTTCAGCTTTattaaaaaggagagaggTAGAACAAGAACGTTACGGATTTCTTTAAACAAACGAAAGGCTTCATCTATgcagaaaacaaacattGACTGAGTAATATTTCAGTGACTCCGTATATCACACTTGAAACGAACAAAACTTAACGATGGTCCCCACGACGCAGCACCAACTTGAGACACCTACAATAACCTCAAAGGAAACGGCCGATGAGTTCCTTGAAGGGACAATCGGGGGCGGTAACTTCATCTGCTGCTACTCTTGCAACCACAAGCTCACCACTCTGAGGTTTCCGCACCGCTGCAGGAACCGCTGGTCCCAGACCACTTGCACACACTTTCGCTACTTGAATAACACGCGCAGCGGGGAAAGTActacaaaaggaagaaaaatgagttACCCCGCACTCCTCACTCCTGGGTTCCTCCCTTCCAGATATCGGTTGCTCCGGATTTTTACGCAAATTCTCTAATCCTATGCGAAGTGATTCCAAGGAGCCCAACAGTGCCACGCCTATGAATCCACCAGACTCATGAAGAACAATCCCCATTGAGGACTCCACAACCTCCGGGCTACAGCCACACTCCGCATCACGGCATCGCCACCACAGCTTTTGGACTTCCACTACAAGACCAAACAGTGGAAGCGACCTCAAAAGTAATAAAGGGTGGGGTATTTTCTCGCCACTATTTAATTTATCGTTCCATATCACACACAACCTTCTTTTGTATAGATCACGATATCTGACAACTGACGCAACGGCACCCCAAAAAAGAGTGTCGAGTCCCGCGCTTGCGGCTGAATGGTCAAAACTACCAAGTACACTAGCCTCTTTCTTCAGCATCCGTTTCCTATAACATCTCACTCGCTTCGATCCACCAGGCAGCGATTCCGCCTTAAACAGTTTAAACAAAAGAACTGCCTTAGTTATGCCGCGACAAGCTGCAAATACCTTTCTACCAGTAATTGCTCTACCAGGCGCTACGACAGATGCCCCATGAGACATTACGGGCAAGACATTACCAACCTTGCACGAAAACAACGAGTTCTTCGGCTCAACGGAAGATTTTGCACTAACATTAGAAGGAACAATGTATTTACAACGTTTCCTTCTTCTAAACCTAGCAGACGACCGCACATTAACGTAAAAAGGATTAACACCCCTTTTAACTGAGTTCACCAAACTATCGTGTGCCACATTTCTATTCTTCTTACGAAGCACAACAGAAGAACCATCACCCCCACAACTCCTATATAAAGAAAGTTTATCAATAATttcatcaacaacatcacCTACAGAACACTCATTCCCATCCTTATcaaaaacaagagaagaaTTCatctaaacaaaaaaaaataaataaagaagctAATCGCATCTCCAGATGATCTAGTGAGGAGTGTATGGCACAGAAGGGaagttaaaataaagtaaagtgagaaaaatggaaagaaaaaagatatatctttggtgaggcagaggagggatGTTACCATTACGGTGTATCAACCTCCTGGCCATCTGCTATCTAAGTGCGGAGCGGCAATAACGCCGTCTCAACGAACACACGTCTTGTGCATTATGCATAACCGTACAGAATCTTGCCGCGCTTGCGAAGCGCATTGACCACGTCAACAGCCGTTACAGTTTTTTTGCGGGAGTACTCAGTGTATGCCGTCGCATCACGAACAACACCCTCCACAAATGACTTTAGCACACCACGCACCTCGTCGTAGATAACGCCAGAGATGCGTTTCACTCCACCACGGCGGGCGAGGCGGCGGATGGAACCGCGGGTGATTCCGCGCACATTCTCACGGAGGACCTTCTTCTGGCGCTTCTGCGATCCCTTAGCCTCACCACTCTTCTTACCCTTCGCCATATTgtatgtgctgtttgtgcttgtagtTTGCTTTCTGTACATCAGAACATACACATGTAACGTaagagaaagggatgaagaaggaggagttgaaATGGGAATAGTAGAATCACTAAAAGAAATGGCAGAGTGTGGTGGCACGGCACAGGCCCGCATTCGGATATTTGTGCCCGCGCAACTCACACAGAGAGATTTGTGCGGccacaacaagaaaatggcACCGCAATCGCATCTCCAGATGATCTAGTGAGGAGTGTATGGCACAGAAGGGaagttaaaataaagtaaagtgagaaaaatggaaagaaaaaagatatatctttggtgaggcagaggagggatGTTACCATTACGGTGTATCAACCTCCTGGCCATCTGCTATCTAAGTGCGGAGCGGCAACAACGCCGTCTCAACGAACACACCTCTTGTGCATTATGCATAACCGTACAGAATCTTGCCGCGCTTGCGAAGCGCATTGACCACGTCAACAGCCGTTACAGTTTTTTTGCGGGAGTACTCAGTGTATGCCGTCGCATCACGAACAACACCCTCCACGAATGACTTTAGCACACCACGCACCTCGTCGTAGATAACGCCAGAGATGCGTTTCACTCCACCACGGCGGGCGAGGCGGCGGATGGAACCGCGGGTGATTCCGCGCACATTCTCACGGAGGACCTTCTTCTGGCGCTTCTGCGATCCCTTAGCCTCACCACTCTTCTTACCCTTCGCCATATTgtatgtgctgtttgtgcttgtagtTTGCTTTCTGTACATCAGAACATACACATGTAACGTaagagaaagggatgaagaaggaggagttgaaATGGGAACAGTAGAATCACTAAAAGAAATGGCAGAGTGTGATGGCACGGCACAGGCCCGCATTCGGATATTTGTGCCCGCGCAACTCACACAGAGAGATTTGTGCGGccacaacaagaaaatggcACCGCAATCGCATCTCCAGATGATCTAGTGAGGAGTGTATGGCACAGAAGGGaagttaaaataaagtaaagtgagaaaaatggaaagaaaaaagatatatctttggtgaggcagaggagggatGTTACCATTACGGTGTATCAACCTCCTGGCCATCTGCTATCTAAGTGCGGAGCGGCAATAACGCCGTCTCAACGAACACACGTCTTGTGCATTATGCATAACCGTACAGAATCTTGCCGCGCTTGCGAAGCGCATTGACCACGTCAACAGCCGTTACAGTCTTTTTGCGGGAGTACTCAGTGTATGCCGTCGCATCACGAACAACACCCTCCACAAATGACTTTAGCACACCACGCACCTCGTCGTAGATAACGCCAGAGATGCGTTTCACTCCACCACGGCGGGCGAGGCGGCGGATGGAACCGCGGGTGATTCCGCGCACATTCTCACGGAGGACCTTCTTCTGGCGCTTCTGCGATCCCTTAGCCTCACCACTCTTCTTACCCTTCGCCATATTgtatgtgctgtttgtgcttgtagtTTGCTTTCTGTACATCAGAACATACACATGTAACGTaagagaaagggatgaagaaggaggagttgaaATGGGAACAGTAGAATCACTAAAAGAAATGGCAGAGTGTGGTGGCACGGCACAGGCCCGCATTCGGATATTTGTGCCCGCGCAACTCACACAGAGAGATTTGTGCGGccacaacaagaaaatggcACCGCAATCGCATCTCCAGATGATCTAGTGAGGAGTGTATGGCACAGAAGGGaagttaaaataaagtaaagtgagaaaaatggaaagaaaaaagatatatctttggtgaggcagaggagggatGTTACCATTACGGTGTATCAACCTCCTGGCCATCTGCTATCTAAGTGCGGAGCGGCAACAACGCCGTCTCAACGAACACACCTCTTGTGCATTATGCATAACCGTACAGAATCTTGCCGCGCTTGCGAAGCGCATTGACCACGTCAACAGCCGTTACAGTTTTTTTGCGGGAGTACTCAGTGTATGCCGTCGCATCACGAACAACACCCTCCACAAATGACTTTAGCACACCACGCACCTCGTCGTAGATAACGCCAGAGATGCGTTTCACTCCACCACGGCGGGCGAGGCGGCGGATGGAACCGCGGGTGATTCCGCGCACATTCTCACGGAGGACCTTCTTCTGGCGCTTCTGCGATCCCTTAGCCTCACCACTCTTCTTACCCTTCGCCATATTgtatgtgctgtttgtgcttgtagtTTGCTTTCTGTACATCAGAACATACACATGTAACGTaagagaaagggatgaagaaggaggagttgaaATGGGAATAGTAGAATCACTAAAAGAAATGGCAGAGTGTGATGGCACGGCACAGGCCCGCATTCGGATATTTGTGCCCGCGCAACTCACACAGAGAGATTTGTGCGGccacaacaagaaaatggcACCGCAATCGCATCTCCAGATGATCTAGTGAGGAGTGTATGGCACAGAAGGGaagttaaaataaagtaaagtgagaaaaatggaaagaaaaaagatatatctttggtgaggcagaggagggatGTTACCATTACGGTGTATCAACCTCCTGGCCATCTGCTATCTAAGTGCGGAGCGGCAATAACGCCGTCTCAACGAACACACCTCTTGTGCATTATGCATAACCGTACAGAATCTTGCCGCGCTTGCGAAGCGCATTGACCACGTCAACAGCCGTTACAGTCTTTTTGCGGGAGTACTCAGTGTATGCCGTCGCATCACGAACAACACCCTCCACAAATGACTTTAGCACACCACGCACCTCGTCGTAGATAACGCCAGAGATGCGTTTCACTCCACCACGGCGGGCGAGGCGGCGGATGGAACCGCGGGTGATTCCGCGCACATTCTCACGGAGGACCTTCTTCTGGCGCTTCTGCGATCCCTTAGCCTCACCACTCTTCTTACCCTTCGCCATATTgtatgtgctgtttgtgcttgtagtTTGCTTTCTGTACATCAGAACATACACATGTAACGTaagagaaagggatgaagaaggaggagttgaaATGGGAATAGTAGAATCACTAAAAGAAATGGCAGAGTGTGGTGGCACGGCACAGGCCCGCATTCGGATATTTGTGCCCGCGCAACTCACACAGAGAGATTTGTGCGGCtacaacaagaaaatggcACCGCAATCGCATCTCCAGATGATCTAGTGAGGAGTGTATGGCACAGAAGGGaagttaaaataaagtaaagtgagaaaaatggaaagaaaaaagatatatctttggtgaggcagaggagggatGTTACCATTACGGTGTATCAACCTCCTGGCCATCTGCTATCTAAGTGCGGAGCGGCAATAACGCCGTCTCAACGAACACACGTCTTGTGCATTATGCATAACCGTACAGAATCTTGCCGCGCTTGCGAAGCGCATTGACCACGTCAACAGCCGTTACAGTCTTTTTGCGGGAGTACTCAGTGTATGCCGTCGCATCACGAACAACACCCTCCACAAATGACTTTAGCACACCACGCACCTCGTCGTAGATAACGCCAGAGATGCGTTTCACTCCACCACGGCGGGCGAGGCGGCGGATGGAACCGCGGGTGATTCCGCGCACATTCTCACGGAGGACCTTCTTCTGGCGCTTCTGCGATCCCTTAGCCTCACCACTCTTCTTACCCTTCGCCATATTgtatgtgctgtttgtgcttgtagtTTGCTTTCTGTACATCAGAACATACACATGTAACGTaagagaaagggatgaagaaggaggagttgaaATGGGAATAGTAGAATCACTAAAAGAAATGGCAGAGTGTGATGGCACGGCACAGGCCCGCATTCGGATATTTGTGCCCGCGCAACTCACACAGAGAGATTTGTGCGGccacaacaagaaaatggcACCGCAATCGCATCTCCAGATGATCTAGTGAGGAGTGTATGGCACAGAAGGGaagttaaaataaagtaaagtgagaaaaatggaaagaaaaaagatatatctttggtgaggcagaggagggatGTTACCATTACGGTGTATCAACCTCCTGGCCATCTGCTATCTAAGTGCGGAGCGGCAATAACGCCGTCTCAACGAACACACCTCTTGTGCATTATGCATAACCGTACAGAATCTTGCCGCGCTTGCGAAGCGCATTGACCACGTCAACAGCCGTTACAGTCTTTTTGCGGGAGTACTCAGTGTATGCCGTCGCATCACGAACAACACCCTCCACAAATGACTTTAGCACA from Trypanosoma brucei brucei TREU927 chromosome 5, complete sequence encodes:
- a CDS encoding histone H4, putative (Part of an H4 histone array. Number of copies in the array is uncertain.) — encoded protein: MAKGKKSGEAKGSQKRQKKVLRENVRGITRGSIRRLARRGGVKRISGVIYDEVRGVLKSFVEGVVRDATAYTEYSRKKTVTAVDVVNALRKRGKILYGYA
- a CDS encoding histone H4, putative (Part of an H4 histone array. Number of copies in the array is uncertain.), which translates into the protein MAKGKKSGEAKGSQKRQKKVLRENVRGITRGSIRRLARRGGVKRISGVIYDEVRGVLKSFVEGVVRDATAYTEYSRKKTVTAVDVVNALRKRGKILYGYA
- a CDS encoding histone H4, putative (Part of an H4 histone array. Number of copies in the array is uncertain.): MAKGKKSGEAKGSQKRQKKVLRENVRGITRGSIRRLARRGGVKRISGVIYDEVRGVLKSFVEGVVRDATAYTEYSRKKTVTAVDVVNALRKRGKILYGYA